One genomic segment of Rivularia sp. PCC 7116 includes these proteins:
- a CDS encoding DUF924 family protein — MCRANEILDFWFASRDEPDYGKPRKVWFAKEPEFDEEIRRRFLRDYEKAAAGNLDEWKESPDTCLALILLLDQFPRNIFREDPQAFATDWEALSTAHQAIAQGFDRQLLNVQRWFVYLPFVHSENIEHQRQAVKLFQKLSGDRDSASAIENAIRHRSVIERFGRFPHRNSILGRPSNPEEKEFLKQPGARF; from the coding sequence ATGTGTAGGGCAAATGAAATTCTTGACTTTTGGTTTGCTAGCCGGGATGAACCCGATTACGGTAAGCCCAGAAAAGTATGGTTTGCAAAAGAGCCAGAATTTGATGAAGAAATACGAAGACGTTTTCTGAGAGATTATGAAAAAGCAGCAGCAGGTAATTTAGATGAGTGGAAGGAATCACCTGATACCTGTCTAGCTTTAATTTTGCTGTTAGATCAATTTCCTCGAAATATTTTTCGCGAAGATCCTCAAGCTTTTGCCACCGATTGGGAAGCATTATCAACAGCGCATCAAGCTATAGCACAAGGGTTTGACCGACAATTATTAAATGTACAGCGCTGGTTTGTATATTTACCTTTTGTACATAGCGAAAATATCGAACATCAGCGTCAAGCGGTGAAGCTATTCCAGAAACTTAGTGGAGATAGGGATAGTGCAAGTGCTATTGAAAATGCGATTCGCCATAGGTCGGTAATTGAGCGTTTTGGACGTTTTCCCCATCGCAATTCAATTCTGGGACGACCTTCAAATCCTGAAGAAAAAGAATTTTTGAAACAACCAGGGGCAAGATTTTAA
- a CDS encoding SRPBCC family protein, translating into MSASFFSDLINKGSDMPWSQDKQAALLKGEILVETRSHNAWGGCVSARMYLPLVRSQVWQHITDYPRWVQYFPDITKSEIIHKGEAKRLYQAAQKAFMLFTAQVDIYLNVVEDFGNKIQFNLDKGTFHDFSADIDLKDYGSGTLLTYSVKATPIIPIPSMFIQQAMNFELPANMRKMRQVLCKGM; encoded by the coding sequence ATGTCTGCGTCTTTTTTCTCAGACTTAATTAATAAAGGTTCGGATATGCCTTGGAGTCAGGACAAGCAAGCAGCGTTACTAAAAGGTGAAATTCTTGTAGAAACGCGCTCTCATAATGCTTGGGGTGGTTGTGTAAGCGCAAGAATGTATTTACCACTAGTACGTTCGCAAGTTTGGCAACACATAACAGATTATCCGCGTTGGGTGCAGTACTTCCCTGACATCACTAAGAGTGAAATTATACATAAAGGAGAAGCCAAACGTCTGTATCAGGCAGCACAAAAGGCTTTTATGTTGTTTACAGCGCAAGTAGATATTTATTTGAATGTTGTAGAAGATTTTGGCAATAAAATCCAATTTAATCTAGATAAAGGCACCTTTCACGATTTTAGTGCGGATATAGATTTAAAAGATTACGGTAGCGGCACTTTGCTAACTTATTCAGTAAAGGCAACTCCGATAATTCCCATACCCTCGATGTTTATTCAGCAAGCTATGAATTTTGAATTGCCCGCAAATATGCGTAAAATGCGACAAGTCCTTTGTAAGGGAATGTAA
- a CDS encoding NAD(P)/FAD-dependent oxidoreductase, which yields MQPLKIVIVGGGAAGFFAACSAAKTNRSASIILLEASRQLLAKVRISGGGRCNVTHALFDTKGFIQNYPRGSKALLGAFSRFQAQDTVRWFATAGVQLKTEADGRMFPVTDSSETIVDCLIKTALDFNVQIRTASPVVCVNSQELENQPAEDSDNKDKSRFEILLKSGETLHCDKILLATGSNPVGYRIAKKFGHQVEPTVPSLFTFNIVDKELRSLAGVSVNPVQLRLSVPGKPQLEQVGPLLITHWGLSGPAVLKLSAWGARTFHESGYKGTITVNWLPDLNQDKVRQELQQVKNDFGKRAIALHRGIKLPHRLWQYLIFRAGIDKDMRWADLPKKALNKLVQELTQGQYIISGKGVFKDEFVTCGGIKLKEVNFKTMESRLFKGLYFAGEILDIDGVTGGFNFQSAWTTAYLAGLAMGAKE from the coding sequence TTGCAACCATTAAAAATTGTAATTGTTGGTGGTGGGGCTGCGGGTTTTTTTGCGGCATGTTCGGCTGCTAAGACTAACCGAAGTGCTTCTATTATCTTACTTGAAGCAAGTCGTCAATTACTAGCTAAAGTTCGTATTTCTGGCGGGGGACGTTGTAATGTCACTCACGCTCTTTTTGATACTAAGGGATTTATCCAAAATTATCCTAGAGGTTCCAAAGCCCTATTAGGTGCTTTTTCACGCTTCCAAGCTCAAGATACTGTTAGGTGGTTTGCAACAGCCGGAGTACAGTTAAAAACGGAAGCTGATGGCAGGATGTTTCCCGTTACAGATAGTTCGGAAACAATTGTAGATTGTTTGATAAAAACAGCTTTAGATTTCAACGTTCAAATTCGTACTGCTTCGCCTGTAGTTTGCGTAAATTCCCAAGAATTAGAAAACCAACCTGCTGAAGATTCAGATAATAAAGATAAATCTAGATTTGAAATTTTACTAAAATCTGGGGAAACTTTACATTGCGATAAAATACTGCTGGCAACTGGCAGCAATCCTGTAGGTTATAGAATCGCGAAAAAATTTGGTCATCAGGTTGAACCAACTGTTCCCTCTTTATTTACCTTTAATATTGTAGATAAGGAATTGCGTTCGCTAGCTGGAGTAAGCGTTAATCCAGTACAGCTAAGATTATCAGTACCGGGAAAACCCCAGCTAGAACAGGTAGGACCGTTACTAATTACTCATTGGGGTTTAAGTGGCCCAGCCGTGTTAAAGCTTTCCGCTTGGGGTGCGAGAACCTTCCATGAATCGGGCTATAAAGGGACTATTACTGTTAATTGGTTGCCAGACTTAAATCAAGATAAAGTTCGCCAAGAACTACAGCAGGTAAAAAACGATTTTGGCAAAAGAGCGATCGCGCTACATCGAGGAATAAAGTTACCACATCGTTTGTGGCAATACCTTATATTTCGCGCTGGTATAGATAAAGATATGCGATGGGCTGATTTACCCAAAAAAGCTTTAAATAAATTGGTACAAGAATTAACTCAAGGACAATACATTATTAGCGGGAAAGGAGTTTTCAAAGACGAATTCGTCACTTGCGGTGGAATCAAGCTTAAAGAAGTTAATTTCAAAACGATGGAAAGCCGTTTATTCAAAGGACTGTACTTTGCCGGAGAAATTCTTGATATTGATGGAGTTACCGGTGGGTTTAATTTTCAAAGTGCCTGGACTACTGCTTATTTAGCAGGTTTGGCAATGGGCGCGAAGGAGTGA
- a CDS encoding DUF5895 domain-containing protein: MKASAKFDFEDEKFNAPPSRVVPWCQMINPKYNIDDADGISSYGLAIKLENARAVGFVPDENWQQVEHQFSSGVETVLISTTPNIVIVRRGPLSVKDRETGAKLGTLKENYDAFLADKLKFKTFTRYLIFLAGEDKSFLHELPLQLTLNGAAGASFSKAYCEYQQGRATAGFVAELERAYAGYRRQAATPKGPLFHAHGIFSPIIECEERGIATNTVLVAATVDYKHPTVSTLTNYLIASDSKESGLISKTFEEYKDFAKEPVKTETRPMAVAAVSSSYVYPDEDDFGYPPY; the protein is encoded by the coding sequence ATGAAAGCATCTGCAAAATTCGACTTTGAAGACGAGAAGTTCAATGCACCACCTTCTCGTGTTGTCCCTTGGTGTCAAATGATTAATCCAAAATATAACATTGATGATGCTGATGGTATAAGTTCCTACGGTTTGGCGATTAAGCTAGAAAATGCCCGCGCTGTCGGCTTTGTACCTGATGAAAATTGGCAGCAGGTGGAGCATCAATTCAGTTCGGGAGTAGAAACGGTTCTTATCAGTACAACCCCAAATATAGTAATAGTACGTCGAGGTCCTTTATCAGTAAAAGACCGCGAAACAGGTGCTAAGTTAGGAACTCTTAAAGAAAATTATGATGCTTTTTTAGCAGACAAACTTAAATTCAAAACTTTTACTCGCTATCTGATTTTTTTGGCAGGGGAAGACAAGAGTTTTTTGCATGAATTGCCTTTGCAGTTAACTTTAAATGGTGCGGCTGGAGCAAGTTTTAGTAAAGCCTACTGCGAATATCAGCAAGGCAGAGCAACTGCGGGATTTGTTGCCGAATTAGAAAGAGCTTATGCCGGATATCGCCGTCAAGCAGCAACCCCTAAAGGACCTTTATTTCATGCTCACGGCATTTTCTCGCCGATAATTGAATGTGAAGAAAGAGGGATTGCCACAAATACTGTTTTAGTTGCAGCAACTGTAGACTACAAGCATCCTACAGTTTCCACATTAACCAACTATTTGATTGCTTCTGACTCCAAAGAATCTGGATTGATTTCAAAGACTTTTGAAGAATACAAAGATTTTGCTAAGGAACCAGTAAAAACTGAAACTCGCCCAATGGCTGTAGCGGCAGTTTCTAGTTCCTATGTTTATCCAGATGAAGATGATTTTGGATATCCGCCGTATTAG
- a CDS encoding M50 family metallopeptidase: protein MSELWNILNNSSQNQGLISNDKTGLILLIGIALLTGILWQTPNGRKIIYPLTLLSTWYHEMAHGLMAVMLGANFKRLEIFANGNGLAQYEYRGSLFLGPIGKVLVSAAGPMGPPIIGAGFILASRSWQTSQQLLLILGSFMLISVLIWVRTGIGILLITCLGLLILGIGLEASEQIQVFTVRFLGVQACISTLRDFNYVFRYYNGYSDTAQIAKVLILPHWFWGILITIASLFLLLQSLRIAYFYN from the coding sequence ATGAGTGAATTGTGGAACATTTTAAATAACTCGTCTCAAAATCAAGGTTTGATATCAAATGACAAAACGGGATTAATATTATTAATTGGAATTGCCTTACTTACCGGAATATTATGGCAAACTCCCAACGGTAGAAAAATTATATATCCTCTAACTTTATTGTCAACTTGGTACCATGAAATGGCTCATGGTTTAATGGCTGTTATGTTGGGAGCAAATTTCAAAAGATTAGAGATTTTCGCAAATGGTAATGGATTAGCTCAGTATGAATATCGCGGTTCATTATTTTTAGGCCCAATCGGTAAAGTGCTTGTATCTGCTGCTGGTCCGATGGGACCTCCCATCATCGGTGCTGGTTTTATTTTAGCTTCGCGTAGTTGGCAAACATCACAACAACTTTTACTTATATTAGGAAGTTTTATGTTGATTTCAGTTCTAATTTGGGTACGAACTGGAATTGGTATTTTATTAATTACTTGTCTAGGACTGCTAATTCTAGGAATTGGATTAGAAGCATCTGAGCAAATTCAAGTTTTTACAGTTCGATTTCTTGGAGTACAAGCTTGTATAAGCACCTTGCGCGATTTTAATTATGTATTTCGTTATTACAATGGTTATTCAGATACTGCCCAAATTGCTAAAGTTTTAATTCTACCTCATTGGTTTTGGGGAATTTTAATCACAATCGCATCACTATTTCTTTTATTACAGAGTCTTCGGATTGCTTACTTTTATAATTAA
- a CDS encoding ACP phosphodiesterase, which yields MNYLAHLFLSNGTPNSLIGNLLGDFVKGSIENVYSPGIIKGIYLHRKIDIFTDSHPIFRSSKRLIGLNRRRFSGIMIDVFYDHFLAKHWSNYSSISLGNFTNRVYQVLQDNKNILPERLKSILPDMIAHDWLASYKDTSAINRAINGLSYRIKRKNNLFGGVEELFLNYQQLQADFSMFFPELINYSLTVSS from the coding sequence ATGAATTATCTCGCTCATTTATTTTTATCAAATGGTACGCCAAATTCTTTAATAGGTAATCTTCTAGGAGATTTTGTCAAAGGTTCAATTGAAAACGTTTACTCTCCTGGAATTATCAAAGGAATTTATTTACATCGAAAGATAGATATTTTTACAGATTCTCATCCAATATTTCGCTCGAGTAAAAGACTTATTGGTCTTAATAGACGCAGATTCTCTGGAATTATGATTGATGTGTTTTACGACCACTTTTTAGCTAAGCATTGGTCGAATTATTCAAGTATTTCTCTTGGTAATTTTACAAATCGCGTTTATCAAGTATTACAAGACAATAAAAATATACTTCCCGAAAGATTAAAAAGCATTCTTCCAGATATGATTGCTCATGACTGGCTGGCATCATATAAAGATACATCTGCGATTAATAGAGCTATTAATGGACTTTCTTATAGAATCAAAAGGAAAAATAATTTGTTCGGTGGAGTCGAAGAGTTATTTTTAAATTATCAGCAACTTCAAGCTGATTTTTCGATGTTTTTTCCTGAATTAATTAATTACAGTTTAACAGTTAGCAGTTAA